The DNA window AATTGCGGCACCGTCGAGTACGACGCTTCCACAATCGTTCGAATCCGCCGCGAGGAAGCAAAGGCCGCAGCCACGAAATTGGGCGCAAAATTTCACGACAGCCTCGTCGACGATCTGGAGATTTTCTACGAGTTGCCCACGCTGCGGCGTCTAGCGGCCGTCGTTCGCGAAGTTTCGCCCGATATCGTCCTCACGCACGCTCCGTCGGACTACATGGAAGATCACATGAACGCTTGTCGCCTGGCGGTGACAGCCGCATTCGTCCGTGGCATGCCGAATTTTGTTACCGATCCGCCGCGGAAGCATGTCGCGGGCAAAGTGAGCGTCTACCATGCGCAGCCCTACGGCAACCGCGACCCGCTAGGCAACGTCGTCCGACCGGCACTGTTTGTCGATACCACGTTGCAAATCAACGATCAAACTGCGGCACTGGCCGAGCATCGCAGCCAAAAAGACTGGCTCGACAAGAGCCAGGGACTCGATTCGTACTTGCATAAACTTCACGAATTGGCTAGCGAAGTCGGTGCAATGTCGGGCCGCTACTCATATGCGGAGGGCTGGCGAAAGCATCTGCATCTCGGCTTTTGCGGCCCAGATGACGACCCATTGCGCGAAGCCCTCGCGCATTGTTCTTTTGGAGCATAGTTGACTTGGCATGCCAAGCTGCGGTCGCAGTTGAAGGTGGCTTGCGCTCCGCACGCGCCGATGGATTGCTTAGAACGAAGGAGCGAACTACTTTATTGGTTCGATGTCGCTTGCACACGGGGCACAATTTGCAAAAGCTGCGTTGAGACCGGCGCTCTTGAAAAGCCACAGGCAAACGCGATAAACTTGCCCTTGGAGGGTAAGCGAATGGCTAGCGGTCTGACTCGAAATCAGATGCCGGGCAACCGGTTGCGGGTTCGAATCCCGTGCCCTCCGCTGAACGTAAGAGTAAGCCATACAAGGAGTTGCGTGGCTGCTTTTGTTTTTCGTCCGCGCTTATAGCGGGCTTCGAATGTTGCCACTCTGTTGCCAATCTCAAGCACTGGCGGGGACTACCTTCGCTTTTGCCTTCGTCGCTTCCAGCAATGAATCAAGCTGGCCGGCCGCTTCACGTTGCATTGTTGGCATCACATGCGAGTAAACGTCCATCGTGACGCTGATCTGCGAATGGCCGAGCCGCTCCTGAACAACCTTTGGGTGAACTCCCAGGGCGAGCAGTAGCGATGCCGCAGTGTGCCGCAGATCATGAAACCGCATCCGAGGCAGCCCGGCACTTTTCAGCAGCGGATAGAATTTTTGCTCCTGGAAATGCGATTTCCGGAGAGGACCGCCCGAGCGATTGCAAAATACCCAGGGGCCGCCGCCATGCCCGTCGGCTAGCTGTCGCTTACGGTGTTCATGCAATGCGGTTATAGCCATCGCCGGTAGGTCGATGCGCCGCCGCCCCTTGGCGGACTTCGGTTCGGTCAGGGTCAATTTGCCGTTTATCTCAGTCAACGTGTGGCGAACCATCACGGCCCCAGCCTTGAGATCGATGTCGGCCCATTGCAGGGCGAACAGTTCGCCCAACCGCATCCCGCTACTAATCGC is part of the Pirellulales bacterium genome and encodes:
- a CDS encoding PIG-L family deacetylase, whose product is NCGTVEYDASTIVRIRREEAKAAATKLGAKFHDSLVDDLEIFYELPTLRRLAAVVREVSPDIVLTHAPSDYMEDHMNACRLAVTAAFVRGMPNFVTDPPRKHVAGKVSVYHAQPYGNRDPLGNVVRPALFVDTTLQINDQTAALAEHRSQKDWLDKSQGLDSYLHKLHELASEVGAMSGRYSYAEGWRKHLHLGFCGPDDDPLREALAHCSFGA